Proteins encoded in a region of the Orcinus orca chromosome 8, mOrcOrc1.1, whole genome shotgun sequence genome:
- the NCAPD3 gene encoding condensin-2 complex subunit D3 isoform X3, whose amino-acid sequence MENSISHNALMALFHHFVQTVLKKNVSAQQREFGLHAAGLYFLLLEVPGSIANQVFHPVMFDKCIQILKKSWPQESSLNPKRKKEQPKNAQANPRESRKRGRPPRKEEMEMDEVIEEQEDEENIFFSSRDLCQIRNAIFHVLKNFLRLLLKFSLKEKPQCIQNCVEVFVALTNFEPVHEFHVTQARNLNQAKYIPELAYHGLYLLCSPIHREGDKVIRCVFHRMLYVILMLEVGKGSHHAPLAITSPAISGKNQAVQFVSSLVDELKESMFPVLRVLLQHICVKVVDKSEYRTSAAQSLVQLLSKLPCAEYASFVAWLYGYSRNAKIPYRVFTLDVVLALLELPEREVDGTLPPEHQKFLKHKFLVQEIMFARCVDKAPTVRSKALSSFAHCLEFSATAASESVLELLVNTPAVSGIESHHDASLKNSSAFSYQRQTFNPSGGSEVINIDNGGETAGYRGRGLMMMLRSRIGDEKTNVRKSALQVLVSILKHCDVSGMKEELSILQDRCRDLAVSVRKQALQSLTELLMAQPQCVQVQKAWLGGVVLAVMDSENTVQDKALECLDQLLLQNIRHHGQFHYGDNSQVLAWTLLTLLSTESQELGRYLDKAFHVWSKKDKFSSTFVNNVLSHTGKEHSAPAWMLLSKVAGSSPTLDYTQIIKSWEKISRQQDPNADTLGHILCVIGHIAKHLPQSTRNKVTDVIKSKLNGFWWSPKLISPAVDTLQRLCRASAETPAEEQGLLVQACGDVLSACVRCLSDIVLKEDGTGRMNEDLAVKYIFTLGDVAQLCPARVDKRAFLLMQSILAASASTEHLTMSDPGSSEAASSQPISQFQGSVMPSVIRAHAVITLGKLCLQHEDLAKKSIPALVRELEVCGDVAVRNNVVIVLCDLCVRYTVMVDKYIPNISVCLKDSDPFIRKQTLFLLTNLLQEDFVKWKGSLFFRFVSTLVDPHPDIASTGKFCLAHLLLKRNPAMFFQHFIECIFHFSSYEKHEKYNRFPQSEREKRLFSLKGKTNKEKRMKIYKFLLEHFTDEQRFNITSKICLSILACFADGVLPLDMEASELLSDAFEVLSSKEIKLLAMRAKPDKDQLVEEEDLALANVVMQEAQKKLISQVQKRNFIENIIPIITSLKSVLEKNKIPALRELMQYLREVMQDYRDEIKDFFAVDKQLASELEYDMKRYQEQLAQEQELARQADADRAAASTQGAQAGQVVPSLEMPAPAGRENGTVGTAASQASTSRPHAAHAPLSLDTGPLKRLVPKARPMSPSTIAILNSVKKAVESSGRNVGLPPFTMCPEGPGEPTERVSSQGLEQESSGALDLITKRAISTPDRTIQNVTFGAGLSYISSPRTPFPVRGHSPPARSTSRAGTPGSLGVSEAPGHGDNVLCLSLPDMPPPQPPQWNVTSPARGKDSAAPRRSRRKAPLKTAN is encoded by the exons GCAGTATAGCCAACCAAGTTTTCCACCCAGTGATGTTTGACAAATGTATTCAGATTCTAAAGAAGAGCTGGCCTCAGGAATCCAGCTTGAATccgaaaagaaagaaagaacaaccaaAGAATGCTCAGGCCAACCCAAGGGAGAGTAGGAAGAGAGGAAGGCCCCCCAGGAAAGAGGAGATGGAG ATGGATGAAGTGATTGAAGAACAAGAGGatgaagagaatatttttttttcttcccgaGACCTTTGTCAAATTCGAAATGCCATCTTTCACGTCTTGAAGAATTTTTTAAGGCTTCTGCTCAAGTTTTCCCTGAAAGAAAAGCCACAATGTATACAGAATTGTGTAGAG GTCTTCGTTGCATTGACTAATTTTGAACCAGTTCACGAATTTCATGTTACACAAGCCAG aaaccttAACCAAGCAAAATACATACCAGAACTGGCCTATCATGGATTGTATTTGCTGTGCTCCCCAATTCACAGAGAAGGAGATAAG gtTATCAGATGTGTTTTCCATCGAATGCTCTATGTAATATTAATGTTAGAAGTGGGCAAAGGCTCCCATCACGCCCCCCTTGCCATCACTTCTCCGGCCATCAGTGGTAAAAACCAGGCAGTCCAGTTTGTCAG CTCACTTGTGGATGAACTAAAAGAAAGTATGTTTCCAGTCCTTCGTGTCTTACTCCAGCACATCTGTGTCAAG GTGGTCGATAAATCCGAGTACCGGACCAGTGCAGCTCAGTCCCTGGTCCAGCTGCTCAGCAAGCTTCCTTGTGCGGAATATGCTTCTTTCGTGGCCTGGCTTTATGGATATTCACGAAATGCCAAG ATCCCGTACCGGGtgttcactcttgatgttgtctTGGCTCTGCTGGAACTGCCTGAACGAGAGGTGGACGGCACGCTGCCCCCAGAGCATCAGAAGTTCCTGAAGCATAAGTTCTTGGTGCAGGAAATCATGTTTGCCCGCTGTGTAGACAAGGCTCCGACTGTGCGCAGCAAGGCACTGTCCAGTTTTGCGCACTGCCTGGAGTTCTCTGCTACAGCTGCGTCAGAGAGCGTCCTGGAACTTCTGGTGAACA CTCCTGCAGTTTCAGGAATAGAGAGCCACCATGACGCTTCACTGAAAAATTCATCAG ctttttccTATCAGAGGCAGACATTTAACCCTTCTGGAGGCTCAGAGGTGATCAATATAGACAACGGTGGTGAAACAGCTGGATATAGGG GAAGGGGTCTCATGATGATGCTGAGGAGCAGGATTGGAGATGAGAAGACCAACGTCAGGAAGTCTGCGCTCCAG GTCTTAGTGAGCATTTTGAAGCACTGTGACGTCTCGGGTATGAAAGAAGAGCTGTCAATCCTGCAGGACCGGTGTCGGGACCTTGCTGTGTCTGTACGCAAGCAGGCCTTGCAGTCTCTCACCGAGCTTCTTATG GCACAGCCTCAGTGTGTCCAGGTACAGAAGGCCTGGCTGGGGGGGGTTGTCCTGGCCGTGATGGACAGTGAGAACACCGTGCAGGACAAGGCCCTGGAGTGTCTCGACCAGCTCTTGCTGCAGAACATCAGGCATCATGGTCAGTTCCACTACGGGGACAACAGCCAGGTGCTCGCCTGGACGCTGCTGACACTGCTGAGCACAGAGAGCCAGGAACTGGG CCGCTATTTAGATAAGGCTTTTCATGTCTGGTCCAAGAAAGATAAGTTCTCCTCCACTTTTGTAAACAATGTGCTCTCCCACACTGGCAAGGAGCACTCTGCCCCGGCCTGGATGCTGCTCTCCAAGGTTGCTGGCTCGTCACCCACGCTGGACTACACCCAAATCATAAAGTCCTGGGAGAAAATAAGCAG GCAGCAGGACCCCAATGCAGACACCTTAGGGCACATCCTCTGTGTTATCGGGCATATTGCAAAGCATCTTCCTCAGAGCACCCGGAACAAGGTGACAG ATGTTATCAAAAGTAAGCTGAATGGATTCTGGTGGTCACCAAAGTTGATCAGCCCAGCTGTTGATACTTTGCAAAGACTCTGTAGAGCATCTGCAGAGACGCCAGCGGAGGAGCAG GGACTACTGGTGCAGGCGTGCGGGGACGTGCTCTCTGCCTGTGTGCGCTGCCTCTCCGACATAGTTCTGAAGGAAGACGGGACCGGGAGGATGAACGAAGACCTGGCG GTGAAGTACATTTTTACCTTAGGAGACGTAGCCCAGCTTTGTCCAGCCAGAGTGGACAAGAGAGCCTTCCTGCTGATGCAGTCCATCCTGGCTGCTTCTGCCAGCACGGAGCATT TGACCATGTCGGACCCAGGCAGCAGTGAGGCCGCATCCTCCCAGCCCATCTCCCAGTTCCAGGGCTCTGTCATGCCCTCTGTGATCAGAGCACATGCCGTCATCACCTTGG GGAAGCTGTGCTTGCAGCACGAGGATCTTGCAAAGAAGAGCATCCCGGCCCTGGTGCGGGAGCTGGAGGTGTGCGGGGATGTGGCCGTCCGCAACAACGTCGTCATCGTCCTGTGCGACCTCTGCGTCCGGTACACGGTCATGGTGGACAAGTACATCCCCAACATCTCTGTGTGTCTGAAGGACTCGGACCCCTTCATCCGCAAGCAGACCCTCTTCTTGCTCACTAACCTCCTGCAG GAGGACTTCGTGAAGTGGAAGGGCTCCCTGTTCTTCCGGTTCGTCAGCACGCTGGTGGACCCGCACCCAGACATCGCCAG CACTGGGAAGTTCTGCCTGGCCCACCTCCTGCTGAAGAGGAACCCTGCCATGTTTTTCCAGCACTTCATCGAGTGCATCTTCCACTTCAGCAGCTACGAGAAGCATGAGAAGTACAACAGGTTCCCCCAGTCGGAGAG AGAGAAGCGGCTGTTCTCACTGAAGGGGAAGACAAACAAGGAGAAGCGGATGAAAATCTACAAGTTCCTTCTGGAGCACTTCACAGACGAGCAGCGGTTCAACATCACTTCCAAAATCTGCCTGAGCATCCTGG CGTGCTTTGCCGACGGCGTCCTGCCCCTGGACATGGAAGCCAGTGAGCTGCTTTCGGACGCGTTCGAGGTGCTCAGCTCAAAGGAGATCAAGCTGCTGGCGATGAGGGCTAAACCGGACAAGGACCAGCTCGTGGAGGAGGAGGACCTGGCCCTGGCCAATGTGGTCATGCAGGAGGCGCAGAAGAAGCTCATCTCCCAG GTTCAGAAGAGGAATTTCATAGAAAATATTATTCCAATTATCACCTCCCTGAAGTCTGTACTAGAGAAGAATAAGATCCCAGCTCTGCGGGAACTCATGCAGTATCTCAGG GAGGTGATGCAGGATTACCGAGATGAAATCAAGGATTTCTTCGCGGTTGACAAGCAGCTGGCCTCAGAGCTCGAGTACGACATGAAACGGTACCAGGAGCAGCTGGCCCAGGAACAGGAGCTGGCAAGGCAGGCCGATGCAGACAGGGCGGCCGCGAGCACCCAGGGGGCGCAGGCCGGGCAG GTTGTTCCAAGTTTGGAAATGCCAGCTCCTGCCGGCCGAGAAAATGGCACCGTGGGCACCGCCGCCAGCCAGGCGTCCACATCCAGGCCCCATGCTGCCCACGCACCTCTGTCCCTGGACACTGGGCCACTGAAGAGGCTGGTGCCCAAAGCCAG GCCCATGTCGCCGAGCACCATCGCCATCCTGAATTCCGTCAAGAAGGCCGTGGAGTCGAGCGGCCGGAACGTGGGGCTGCCACCCTTCACCATGTGTCCCGAGGGCCCAGGCGAGCCCACTGAGCGCG TGTCCTCGCAGGGCTTGGAGCAGGAGTCCAGCGGAGCTCTTGACCTCATAACTAAACGGGCGATCAGCACCCCTGACC GGACCATCCAGAATGTCACGTTTGGAGCGGGACTCAGCTACATCAGCTCACCCCGGACACCCTTTCCTGTCAGAGGCCACTCCCCCCCGGCCAGGTCCACGAGCCGTGCCGGCACTCCAGGAAGTCTGGGGGTGTCAGAGGCCCCGGGCCACGGGGACAACGTTCTTTGTCTGTCGCTGCCCGACATGCC GCCCCCGCAGCCCCCGCAGTGGAACGTGACATCTCCCGCCAGAGGAAAGGACAGCGCAGCCCCCAGGAGGTCACGCCGCAAGGCCCCCCTGAAAACAGCCAACTGA
- the NCAPD3 gene encoding condensin-2 complex subunit D3 isoform X2 yields the protein MAAWRDLASALQPWCPLDLSPEWVGTVWELEFTETEPLDPTIEAEIVQTGLSAFTNLYDSLLTFAAGEHGPTESIWTFFMENSISHNALMALFHHFVQTVLKKNVSAQQREFGLHAAGLYFLLLEVPGSIANQVFHPVMFDKCIQILKKSWPQESSLNPKRKKEQPKNAQANPRESRKRGRPPRKEEMEMDEVIEEQEDEENIFFSSRDLCQIRNAIFHVLKNFLRLLLKFSLKEKPQCIQNCVEVFVALTNFEPVHEFHVTQARNLNQAKYIPELAYHGLYLLCSPIHREGDKVIRCVFHRMLYVILMLEVGKGSHHAPLAITSPAISGKNQAVQFVSSLVDELKESMFPVLRVLLQHICVKVVDKSEYRTSAAQSLVQLLSKLPCAEYASFVAWLYGYSRNAKIPYRVFTLDVVLALLELPEREVDGTLPPEHQKFLKHKFLVQEIMFARCVDKAPTVRSKALSSFAHCLEFSATAASESVLELLVNTPAVSGIESHHDASLKNSSAFSYQRQTFNPSGGSEVINIDNGGETAGYRGRGLMMMLRSRIGDEKTNVRKSALQAQPQCVQVQKAWLGGVVLAVMDSENTVQDKALECLDQLLLQNIRHHGQFHYGDNSQVLAWTLLTLLSTESQELGRYLDKAFHVWSKKDKFSSTFVNNVLSHTGKEHSAPAWMLLSKVAGSSPTLDYTQIIKSWEKISRQQDPNADTLGHILCVIGHIAKHLPQSTRNKVTDVIKSKLNGFWWSPKLISPAVDTLQRLCRASAETPAEEQGLLVQACGDVLSACVRCLSDIVLKEDGTGRMNEDLAVKYIFTLGDVAQLCPARVDKRAFLLMQSILAASASTEHLTMSDPGSSEAASSQPISQFQGSVMPSVIRAHAVITLGKLCLQHEDLAKKSIPALVRELEVCGDVAVRNNVVIVLCDLCVRYTVMVDKYIPNISVCLKDSDPFIRKQTLFLLTNLLQEDFVKWKGSLFFRFVSTLVDPHPDIASTGKFCLAHLLLKRNPAMFFQHFIECIFHFSSYEKHEKYNRFPQSEREKRLFSLKGKTNKEKRMKIYKFLLEHFTDEQRFNITSKICLSILACFADGVLPLDMEASELLSDAFEVLSSKEIKLLAMRAKPDKDQLVEEEDLALANVVMQEAQKKLISQVQKRNFIENIIPIITSLKSVLEKNKIPALRELMQYLREVMQDYRDEIKDFFAVDKQLASELEYDMKRYQEQLAQEQELARQADADRAAASTQGAQAGQVVPSLEMPAPAGRENGTVGTAASQASTSRPHAAHAPLSLDTGPLKRLVPKARPMSPSTIAILNSVKKAVESSGRNVGLPPFTMCPEGPGEPTERVSSQGLEQESSGALDLITKRAISTPDRTIQNVTFGAGLSYISSPRTPFPVRGHSPPARSTSRAGTPGSLGVSEAPGHGDNVLCLSLPDMPPPQPPQWNVTSPARGKDSAAPRRSRRKAPLKTAN from the exons GCAGTATAGCCAACCAAGTTTTCCACCCAGTGATGTTTGACAAATGTATTCAGATTCTAAAGAAGAGCTGGCCTCAGGAATCCAGCTTGAATccgaaaagaaagaaagaacaaccaaAGAATGCTCAGGCCAACCCAAGGGAGAGTAGGAAGAGAGGAAGGCCCCCCAGGAAAGAGGAGATGGAG ATGGATGAAGTGATTGAAGAACAAGAGGatgaagagaatatttttttttcttcccgaGACCTTTGTCAAATTCGAAATGCCATCTTTCACGTCTTGAAGAATTTTTTAAGGCTTCTGCTCAAGTTTTCCCTGAAAGAAAAGCCACAATGTATACAGAATTGTGTAGAG GTCTTCGTTGCATTGACTAATTTTGAACCAGTTCACGAATTTCATGTTACACAAGCCAG aaaccttAACCAAGCAAAATACATACCAGAACTGGCCTATCATGGATTGTATTTGCTGTGCTCCCCAATTCACAGAGAAGGAGATAAG gtTATCAGATGTGTTTTCCATCGAATGCTCTATGTAATATTAATGTTAGAAGTGGGCAAAGGCTCCCATCACGCCCCCCTTGCCATCACTTCTCCGGCCATCAGTGGTAAAAACCAGGCAGTCCAGTTTGTCAG CTCACTTGTGGATGAACTAAAAGAAAGTATGTTTCCAGTCCTTCGTGTCTTACTCCAGCACATCTGTGTCAAG GTGGTCGATAAATCCGAGTACCGGACCAGTGCAGCTCAGTCCCTGGTCCAGCTGCTCAGCAAGCTTCCTTGTGCGGAATATGCTTCTTTCGTGGCCTGGCTTTATGGATATTCACGAAATGCCAAG ATCCCGTACCGGGtgttcactcttgatgttgtctTGGCTCTGCTGGAACTGCCTGAACGAGAGGTGGACGGCACGCTGCCCCCAGAGCATCAGAAGTTCCTGAAGCATAAGTTCTTGGTGCAGGAAATCATGTTTGCCCGCTGTGTAGACAAGGCTCCGACTGTGCGCAGCAAGGCACTGTCCAGTTTTGCGCACTGCCTGGAGTTCTCTGCTACAGCTGCGTCAGAGAGCGTCCTGGAACTTCTGGTGAACA CTCCTGCAGTTTCAGGAATAGAGAGCCACCATGACGCTTCACTGAAAAATTCATCAG ctttttccTATCAGAGGCAGACATTTAACCCTTCTGGAGGCTCAGAGGTGATCAATATAGACAACGGTGGTGAAACAGCTGGATATAGGG GAAGGGGTCTCATGATGATGCTGAGGAGCAGGATTGGAGATGAGAAGACCAACGTCAGGAAGTCTGCGCTCCAG GCACAGCCTCAGTGTGTCCAGGTACAGAAGGCCTGGCTGGGGGGGGTTGTCCTGGCCGTGATGGACAGTGAGAACACCGTGCAGGACAAGGCCCTGGAGTGTCTCGACCAGCTCTTGCTGCAGAACATCAGGCATCATGGTCAGTTCCACTACGGGGACAACAGCCAGGTGCTCGCCTGGACGCTGCTGACACTGCTGAGCACAGAGAGCCAGGAACTGGG CCGCTATTTAGATAAGGCTTTTCATGTCTGGTCCAAGAAAGATAAGTTCTCCTCCACTTTTGTAAACAATGTGCTCTCCCACACTGGCAAGGAGCACTCTGCCCCGGCCTGGATGCTGCTCTCCAAGGTTGCTGGCTCGTCACCCACGCTGGACTACACCCAAATCATAAAGTCCTGGGAGAAAATAAGCAG GCAGCAGGACCCCAATGCAGACACCTTAGGGCACATCCTCTGTGTTATCGGGCATATTGCAAAGCATCTTCCTCAGAGCACCCGGAACAAGGTGACAG ATGTTATCAAAAGTAAGCTGAATGGATTCTGGTGGTCACCAAAGTTGATCAGCCCAGCTGTTGATACTTTGCAAAGACTCTGTAGAGCATCTGCAGAGACGCCAGCGGAGGAGCAG GGACTACTGGTGCAGGCGTGCGGGGACGTGCTCTCTGCCTGTGTGCGCTGCCTCTCCGACATAGTTCTGAAGGAAGACGGGACCGGGAGGATGAACGAAGACCTGGCG GTGAAGTACATTTTTACCTTAGGAGACGTAGCCCAGCTTTGTCCAGCCAGAGTGGACAAGAGAGCCTTCCTGCTGATGCAGTCCATCCTGGCTGCTTCTGCCAGCACGGAGCATT TGACCATGTCGGACCCAGGCAGCAGTGAGGCCGCATCCTCCCAGCCCATCTCCCAGTTCCAGGGCTCTGTCATGCCCTCTGTGATCAGAGCACATGCCGTCATCACCTTGG GGAAGCTGTGCTTGCAGCACGAGGATCTTGCAAAGAAGAGCATCCCGGCCCTGGTGCGGGAGCTGGAGGTGTGCGGGGATGTGGCCGTCCGCAACAACGTCGTCATCGTCCTGTGCGACCTCTGCGTCCGGTACACGGTCATGGTGGACAAGTACATCCCCAACATCTCTGTGTGTCTGAAGGACTCGGACCCCTTCATCCGCAAGCAGACCCTCTTCTTGCTCACTAACCTCCTGCAG GAGGACTTCGTGAAGTGGAAGGGCTCCCTGTTCTTCCGGTTCGTCAGCACGCTGGTGGACCCGCACCCAGACATCGCCAG CACTGGGAAGTTCTGCCTGGCCCACCTCCTGCTGAAGAGGAACCCTGCCATGTTTTTCCAGCACTTCATCGAGTGCATCTTCCACTTCAGCAGCTACGAGAAGCATGAGAAGTACAACAGGTTCCCCCAGTCGGAGAG AGAGAAGCGGCTGTTCTCACTGAAGGGGAAGACAAACAAGGAGAAGCGGATGAAAATCTACAAGTTCCTTCTGGAGCACTTCACAGACGAGCAGCGGTTCAACATCACTTCCAAAATCTGCCTGAGCATCCTGG CGTGCTTTGCCGACGGCGTCCTGCCCCTGGACATGGAAGCCAGTGAGCTGCTTTCGGACGCGTTCGAGGTGCTCAGCTCAAAGGAGATCAAGCTGCTGGCGATGAGGGCTAAACCGGACAAGGACCAGCTCGTGGAGGAGGAGGACCTGGCCCTGGCCAATGTGGTCATGCAGGAGGCGCAGAAGAAGCTCATCTCCCAG GTTCAGAAGAGGAATTTCATAGAAAATATTATTCCAATTATCACCTCCCTGAAGTCTGTACTAGAGAAGAATAAGATCCCAGCTCTGCGGGAACTCATGCAGTATCTCAGG GAGGTGATGCAGGATTACCGAGATGAAATCAAGGATTTCTTCGCGGTTGACAAGCAGCTGGCCTCAGAGCTCGAGTACGACATGAAACGGTACCAGGAGCAGCTGGCCCAGGAACAGGAGCTGGCAAGGCAGGCCGATGCAGACAGGGCGGCCGCGAGCACCCAGGGGGCGCAGGCCGGGCAG GTTGTTCCAAGTTTGGAAATGCCAGCTCCTGCCGGCCGAGAAAATGGCACCGTGGGCACCGCCGCCAGCCAGGCGTCCACATCCAGGCCCCATGCTGCCCACGCACCTCTGTCCCTGGACACTGGGCCACTGAAGAGGCTGGTGCCCAAAGCCAG GCCCATGTCGCCGAGCACCATCGCCATCCTGAATTCCGTCAAGAAGGCCGTGGAGTCGAGCGGCCGGAACGTGGGGCTGCCACCCTTCACCATGTGTCCCGAGGGCCCAGGCGAGCCCACTGAGCGCG TGTCCTCGCAGGGCTTGGAGCAGGAGTCCAGCGGAGCTCTTGACCTCATAACTAAACGGGCGATCAGCACCCCTGACC GGACCATCCAGAATGTCACGTTTGGAGCGGGACTCAGCTACATCAGCTCACCCCGGACACCCTTTCCTGTCAGAGGCCACTCCCCCCCGGCCAGGTCCACGAGCCGTGCCGGCACTCCAGGAAGTCTGGGGGTGTCAGAGGCCCCGGGCCACGGGGACAACGTTCTTTGTCTGTCGCTGCCCGACATGCC GCCCCCGCAGCCCCCGCAGTGGAACGTGACATCTCCCGCCAGAGGAAAGGACAGCGCAGCCCCCAGGAGGTCACGCCGCAAGGCCCCCCTGAAAACAGCCAACTGA